The following nucleotide sequence is from Cyanobium sp. AMD-g.
CCTGCCGCCCGATTACCAGCCCGCGCCTGCCAATCGCAACCCGGCCGAAATGGCGATCGTTCCACGCCAGGGCAAACCCATTGAGAATGTCGGCATCTACGGCATCGGCGGCGGTGTCAATTTCGGCAGCGATCTTCCCAACAGCGGTGTGTTCACCGGTCGGGTCGGATACAAGCTCAACGAAACTCTCGCGGTCTCCCTGCGACCCAGCGTCATCTTCGGCAACAGGGATGTGGTTGGCCGTTACAACGGCCAGACCTCTTTCCAACTGCCCCTCACCCTCGACCTCTTCCGCCGCTCGGTCATCTCCCCCTATCTCGGCGGGGGTATCGCCACCAACACCTATTCCACCGGCCAGACCAACGCCATGCTCACCGGTGGCGTCGATGTTAACGTCACCCAGAACGTCACCCTGGGCTTCAACGTCAATTACGTCTTCCTGCCCGACGGTGTCACCTTCGATGCCCTCCAGGCCATGACGCTGCTGTACCTGAGGTTCTGAGGCCGGGTTGGCTTCAGGCTCAGTCGGCCACCGCCACGATGGCCGCGGCGATCGAATGACATTGTTCAGCATCGTACCCCCATCGCGCCAGGAAGGCCCGGTCCTCCACCACGGCCTGCTCAGCTCCAGCCGCATCCGTCGCGGCTGCCAGCAGGGTCTCCAGGCGTTGCTTCACGGCCACGGGCTCCAGGTGCCGCAGCAGTTCTCTGCTGCGCCGCTGCACCCGCTCCGAACCGGCCTGGTGCTCCTGATCACCAGAGCGCTGGTGGTGCAGGACCATGGCCGTGCTCATGGCCAGATTGCGGGCGGTGAGATCCACCACCCCCGCTCCGGCCTGGCGCAGGGCGGCCACCAGGGCCTCCGGCAGACGATCAAGCAAGGGGGCCTCGCCGGTGAGGCTCACCACGAAGAAGCCGCGGGCCCCATCCCGGCTGGCCACCAGTTCCCCGACCCGATCAGCCAGCACCTCATCGCTGAGTTCCCCGGCCTCCCAGAGGCCGATCCACTGCGCCGCGATCTCCATCGCCTGGGAAAAGCTCGGCGCCAGCGGGGTCTCGGTTCCCGCGGTCTCGTTCAGGCGGGCGGCATCTGTCATGGCGAGAGGCGGGCGGCGGGGCCCATGGACTGGCAGTGTTGAGGCTATGGACCCGAGCACCCCAACCGCCAGCCCAGGCCAGCCGGACGACGGCAGCAGCGAAGCGGTTCCCTTCCGCTCCGGCTTCGTGGCCCTGATCGGACGACCCAATGTGGGCAAGTCCACCCTGCTCAACCAGCTGGTGGGCCAGAAGGTGGCGATCACCTCCCCCGTGGCCCAGACCACGCGCAACCGCTTGCGCGCCATCCTCACCACCCCCGCCGCCCAGCTGATCCTGCTGGACACCCCGGGCATCCACAAACCCCACCACTTGCTGGGGGAACGTCTGGTGCAGAGCGCCCGTGGGGCCATCGGCGAGGTGGATGTGGTGCTGCTGCTGGTGGACGCCAGCCAGCCGGCCGGCCGGGGCGACGGCTTCATCGTCGACCTGCTGCGCCACAGCCGGGTGCCTGTGCATGTGGCCCTCAACAAGAGCGATCGGGTGGGGGCCGATGCCGAAGATCTGGCTGCCACCTACCGGGAGATGCTGGCGGCGGCAGACGATCGACCCGTCGCCTGGCCCCTGCACCCCTGCAGCGCCCTCAACGGTGACGGCTGCCAGGCCCTGGTGGAAGCCCTGGCCGCCGACCTGCCTCCAGGGCCTCTGCTGTACCCGGCCGACACGGTCAGTGACCAGCCGGAGCAGCTGCTGCTGGCGGAGCTGATCCGGGAGCAGGTGCTGACCCTCACCCGCGAGGAGGTGCCCCATTCAGTGGCGGTGCGGATCGAGCGGATCGTGGAGGACGAGGGCAACGTCAAAGGCAAGGAACGCACGGCCGTTCTCGCCACCGTGCTGGTGGAGCGGAGCAGCCAGAAGGGGATCCTGATCGGCAAGGGGGGCCAGATGCTCAAGGCCATCGGCCAGGGAGCACGGCTGCAGATGCAGAAGGTGTTCGACGGTCCGGTGTACCTCGAACTGTTCGTCAAGGTGGTGCCGAACTGGCGCAGCCATCCGGGCCGGCTGGCGGAACTGGGCTACCGGGGCGACTGACCACGGCTGCGAACCGCACGCAGCGGCAGGGGGTTTGCGAAGATCCCAACCGGGTCCACCGGCCCCGATCTCCCGCCGCCCCCGCCGTGACCAGCGCGACCGAGCCTTCCACCCCAGCGACGATCGCTCCTTTCCCGCCCGAGACGATCGCGGCCTTCCTGGCCCTCTGCGCCGGGGACTGGCTCGCCCTGCGCAGCCGGTTCAGCCTGGAGGAGGCCAGCGACGAGGCCCGGCAGGCCGAGGAGGAGGAGGAGGTCAGCTGGCACAGCTCCGAACGCGGTGAACTCCAGGTGACCTACATGGCTCCGGAGGAACTCGATGGACCTGGGGGCCTGGAGATCAGCCCGCCCAGTGGCGGTCGCCATCGGCTGTTGTTCCAACCCGACGGAGGCTTCCAGGGCCAGGCCCCGGATGGAGCCGTCAGTACGGGTCGCTGGCAGCTGTGGCCGGATGGCAGCCTGGAGCTGAGCAGCGAGAGGGCCGGCACCTCGGTTCGTGAACGGATCTGGTTCACCAAGGCCAATCTGCGCCTGCGCAGCAGCGTGGAGCACCTCCCCGACGGCCGGCCGGGCCGGGCCAGCTTCAGCTCCGAGATCCGGCGGGTCAGCCGACCCGCCGGCTGAGGCCGCCCGCCATGCGCTTCGATGTGGTCAGTCTGGTGCCGGACGCCTTCACGCCCCTCCTGGGGCTAGGGGTGATCGGCCGCGCCTTCGCCGCCGGCATCGCCGAGGTCCACACCCACAACCCCCGCGACCACGCCACGGATCGCTACCGCAAGGTGGACGACGTCCCCTATGGCGGCGGTGCCGGCATGGTGCTCAAACCCGAGCCGGTCTACGCCGCCTTCGAGGCCATCCCGGTGCTGCCGCGCCGCCGCGTGCTGCTGATGAGTCCCCAGGGTCAGCCCCTGCACCAGCGCGACCTGCGCCGCTGGGCCACGGCATACGACCAGCTGGTGCTGCTCTGCGGCCACTACGAGGGCTTCGACGAGCGCATCCGCCCCCTGGCGGACGAGGAGGTGTCCCTGGGCGATTTCGTGCTCACCGGCGGCGAACTGCCGGCCCTGGTGGTGATCAGCGGCGTGGTGCGGCTGCTGCCCGGCACCGTGGGCTCACCGGACTGCCTCGAAGCCGAGAGTCACAGCAGCCTGCTGCTGGAGCACCCCCACTACACCCGGCCGGCGGAGTTCCGCGGCATGGCGGTGCCGGAGGTGCTGCGCAGCGGCGACCACGGCGCCATCGCCCGCTGGCGCCAGGAGCAGCAGCTGTCCCGCACCCGCGAGCGGCGTGCCGACCTGCTGGCCCTGTGGCAGGCGGAGCAGACCCACTGAAGCCCGCCTCACCCCCTGAGCAGCCACACTGGATCGGCCTCCATCGCCATCCATGCAGCTGCGCATCGGCAACGGCTACGACATCCACCGGCTCGTGCCCGGCCGGCCCCTGATCCTGGGCGGCGTGCGCCTGGAGCACCCCGCAGGACTGGGGCTGGCGGGACACAGCGATGCCGACGTGCTCGTGCACGCCCTGATGGATGCCCTGCTGGGGGCCCTCAGCCTGGGGGACATCGGCACCCACTTTCCGCCTGAGGACGAGCACTGGCGTGGGGCCGACAGCCTGGTGCTGCTCGAGAAGGTGATCGAGCTGGTGACGGAACGGGGCTGGCAGGTTCTGAACGTCGACACGGTGGTGGTGGCGGAACGTCCCCGGCTCAAGCCCCACATCGCCGCCATGCGCGAGGCCATCGCCAGCCGCCTGGGCGTGGCTCCTGCCCTGGTGGGCGTCAAGGCAACCACCAACGAGGGACTCGGGCCCACCGGGAGGGAGGAGGGCATCGCCTGCCATGCCGTGGCGTTGCTGCACCAGCCATGAGCCGCGGCCCTCTCTGCCGTCTGGGTGGTCTGCTGGCCTGCTTCGGCCTGATGCTGCTCATGCTGACCGGCCGTCCAGTGAGGGCCAGCGCCCTCAGCCCGCCGCTCGTCAGCCCGGGCTGGAGCGAAACCCCCACGGCCGTGGTGGAACAGCTGAGGGTCAAGGTGCCCGCCGGCGCCCGAAAGGCCTGGCTGCAGGCGGAGCAGGAGACCTGGGGCCCCTGGCTGCGGCGACAGGAGGGCTTCCTGGGACGAGATCTGCTCTGGGACGCTGAACGGGAGGAAGGCCTCCTGCTGATCCGCTGGAGCAGCCGCCGTCAGTGGCTGGCCATCCCCGTCAGCGAGATCGAAGCGGTGCAAGACCAGTTCGAGGCTGCGGCGAGGAGGGCCCTGGCGCTGGATCTCCCGGACCCGGGTGCCGAGACCCCAGCCAACCCCTTTCCCCTGGTGGACGCCGGCGCCCTCGAATGGGTGGGTCTCACGCCGGCGGCGGCAGCCGTGGAGGTTCGGTGAACGAGGACGCCCGTCTCGACCTGGGCCGCCGCCAACGGCTTGGCATGGTGGAGGCGGTGTGGGGCGAGCACAAGAGTGCCGAGCAGATCACCGCCGTGATGCTGGGGCTGCGCCAAGCCGGGGAGCTGGCCCTGGTCACAAGGGTCAGCGTGGAGAAAGCCGCGGCGGTGGAGCGGCTGCTGGCCGACCAGGTCGGCAGCGACGGAGCCGACCCACCGCTGCAGCACCATCCCCTGGCCCGCTGCCTCACCTGGCCCGCACCGCCGCCCGCCGATCCGGCCTTCGGGCGGGTGGCGGTGCTCAGCGGCGGCAGCAGCGACCTGGCCGTGGCCTCGGAGGCCCGGCTGGCCCTCGCCTGCCATGGGGTGGCCAGCGACCTGGTGCTCGATGTGGGCGTGGCTGGGCTGCACCGGCTGCTGGCGGAGCTCGAGGGTCTGCGCCGGGCCCGGGTGCTGATCGCCTGCGCCGGGATGGAGGGGGCCCTGCCCACCGTGCTGGCGGGGCTGCTGCCCCAACCGGTGATCGGGGTGCCGGTGGCGGTCGGCTACGGGGTGAGCGCCGGGGGGCAGGCGGCCCTGATGGGCATGCTGGCCAGCTGCGCCCCGGGGCTCACCGTGGTGAACATCGACAACGGCTATGGCGCCGCCATGGCGGCCCTGCGGATCCTGCAGCTGGCCCATGGGGTGGCTTCAGCCGCCAGGGAGCAGGGGCCCTGAGGGGGGGCCCTCAAGCTCCAGAACTGTTTGCAGCCAGAGGGCCAGGGAGCGGGGCAAACGGCCTTGCTCATAGCGCTCGATCGCCTCGATCAGGACCGGTGTGTTAACCCAGCTGATCCGATGAGGAACCATCGGGACCCGACGCATCGCCAGCGCAGTGTGAGGTAGCCCACCCGGCCTGGCAAGACGGAGCGCTCAGAGATGTTGAAGATCGGGGTAGGCGGTGATCACCTGTTCGGTGCTGAGCACCTCTCCGGCGCCTTCCGGCTGCCAGATCACCTCCAGGGCCAGCAGGTCATCCGCACCGAGCGCCCCGAGTTTCTGGAGCGAATCGCGCAGATCTTCGGCGGAGCGGGCCCCTTTGATCGCCAGTCGCTGGCGGCTGGCCACCAGCAGGGTGACAACGATGAAGTCGCTGGCCGCGTCACTGGCCCCGGGGGCCACGGTCGCTGGCTCGCTGAAACGGCGCCCCGCCACATTGGCGGTGAGCTCCCGCTCCAGCTTGCTGCGCTCCTGCATGGAGAGGCGATTGAAGGTGGATTCGGCGCTGGCGAAGGGCACCTGGCCCACCTCGCCATTGGCGTACACCCAGAGGTCGGGATGGCGCAGCAGGGAGAGGCTGGTTTCCTGCAGAACCCTCTGAAGGCCGGAGCTGCTGGAGGTATCCGACGCGCCGGCCAGGCGGCGCAGGTCGTCCTGAAGATCGCGGGCGGACGCCAGCAGGCCCACCTGGATCTGGGCGATCGCCACAGGACCATCTGGGCGGGGGTTGTAGGCCAGGTCGGACGCGGAGCCGCCCAGGGCAGGGCCACCGCCGCCGCCCCCCCGCAGGGCATTGACCACGACGCCCACCACCGCCATCAGGATCAGGAAGCCGAACAGGCCGCCGCCACCGAAGCCGAAAATCGGCACGATGAACGGAAAGCCCATGCCCCCGCCCCGGTAGCCGCCGCCGTAGCCCCCTCCATAGCTGCCCCGGTAGCCGCCGCCACCGCCGCCGTAGCTACGGGGCATGGAAGGAGCAGAACGGAAGCTGCCGCCACCGATGCGGCCGCCGCTGGCCGCCTGGGCCGGCTGGGGGGCCGCCATCACCAGGCCTGCCACCAGGACAGGAACGACCATCAGACCGGCCAGGCGCCGCAACAACCGGGAACCCATTTCCAGAGACCTTTTGATGACGGGAATCTAGGAACCTCCCCCAACGATGGTGACCACTTCCAGCACATCGGATTCCCCCACAGACTGGCTGGCCCAGCGCTCCCTGGGCAGGATCTCGCCGTTGAACTCGACCACCACCAGGCGCGGCTGATAACCGAGGCAGACCAGCACCGCATCCAGACACAGACCCGCCGGGCAGGGTCGCGTTTCGCCGTTGACCCGCAGTCGCAGGCCCCCCGGCTCATGGCTTGCAGGTGTGTCCGTCACGCCCGAGCCTCCAGTCCCGTCAGCAGGGCAGCGGCGGCGGCCCCGGGATCCTCTGCCTGGGTGATGGCCCGCACGACAGCCACCCGCTCAGCCCCGGCCCGGCGCACGGCCGCCAGGTTGGCCAGGTCGATGCCACCGATGGCGAAGAAGGGCACGGGGGATGCTGCCGCCGCCTGGCCCACGTAGGCGAGCCCCACCGGCTCGCGGCCCGGCTTGGTGGGCGTGGCATTGACGGGCCCCACCCCGACGTAGTCGCAACCGTCGGCAACCGCCCGATCCAGGTCCTCAAGGCAGTGGGTGCTGCGACCGATCAGCCGGTCGGGCCCCAGAAGCCGGCGGGCCACGGCCGGCGGCAGATCGCCCTGGCCGAGGTGGACGCCATCGGCCCCCACCGCCAGGGCCAGGTCGATGCGGTCGTTGACGAGGAACAGGGCCCCATGGCGATGGCAGAGCTGGCGCAGCGCACTTGCCTGCACGAAGCGGCTCTGGTCATCCGGGACGTCGCCAGCCTTGGCGCGGTATTGCACCAGACGCACCCCCGCCGCCAGGGCGGCAGCCACCACGTCCTCGAGCCCCTGCACCGGACTGGTGACCAGATACAGGTGGCAGCGGCGCAGCAGGGCCCGGCGATCGTCGCCGCCGCGGCCGGCCTGGATCAAATTCACCTCCAGGTCGTAGAGGGCGTAGCGGATCGCCGCCGCCTCGGCCGCCAGCGCCGGATCCTGCATCCGGCCGAACTCCTCCAGCACCCGCAGGGCCTCCTGCACCCGGCCCGCATTGGCGGCCAGGACGCTGGCACCGTCCTGGCGCTCGGCCTGGGCGGGGTGGGTCATGCCTGCAGCCGGGTCGCTGGCGGTGTGCCGCGCCAGCTTGTAGCGCTCCTGGTGCAGCCGACCCAGGCGCTGGCGCTGGTCCTTGCAGCGGGCCACCAGGTCGGGACGGTCGAGGGCAAAGCGGGCCCAGTCCTCCAGCACCCGCAGCCCCTCGCGGGCCCGGTCCAGGTTGGCATCGAGCAAGCGGTCGATGGCGGCGCGCTCGCTGCCGAGGGTCGATGGCGGAACTGGGGGCTGAGGCGTCACCGGACCGGGGCGGGTGAGGACCCCAGGGTATGGGAGGGGTCCGTCAGGCGAAGGGAGCGGGGGAGGAAGGTCCACACCAGGAGTCGCACGCCTGAAGCGCCTGGTCAGCATCCAGGCGGATCT
It contains:
- the era gene encoding GTPase Era; translated protein: MDPSTPTASPGQPDDGSSEAVPFRSGFVALIGRPNVGKSTLLNQLVGQKVAITSPVAQTTRNRLRAILTTPAAQLILLDTPGIHKPHHLLGERLVQSARGAIGEVDVVLLLVDASQPAGRGDGFIVDLLRHSRVPVHVALNKSDRVGADAEDLAATYREMLAAADDRPVAWPLHPCSALNGDGCQALVEALAADLPPGPLLYPADTVSDQPEQLLLAELIREQVLTLTREEVPHSVAVRIERIVEDEGNVKGKERTAVLATVLVERSSQKGILIGKGGQMLKAIGQGARLQMQKVFDGPVYLELFVKVVPNWRSHPGRLAELGYRGD
- a CDS encoding phycobiliprotein lyase — encoded protein: MTSATEPSTPATIAPFPPETIAAFLALCAGDWLALRSRFSLEEASDEARQAEEEEEVSWHSSERGELQVTYMAPEELDGPGGLEISPPSGGRHRLLFQPDGGFQGQAPDGAVSTGRWQLWPDGSLELSSERAGTSVRERIWFTKANLRLRSSVEHLPDGRPGRASFSSEIRRVSRPAG
- the trmD gene encoding tRNA (guanosine(37)-N1)-methyltransferase TrmD encodes the protein MRFDVVSLVPDAFTPLLGLGVIGRAFAAGIAEVHTHNPRDHATDRYRKVDDVPYGGGAGMVLKPEPVYAAFEAIPVLPRRRVLLMSPQGQPLHQRDLRRWATAYDQLVLLCGHYEGFDERIRPLADEEVSLGDFVLTGGELPALVVISGVVRLLPGTVGSPDCLEAESHSSLLLEHPHYTRPAEFRGMAVPEVLRSGDHGAIARWRQEQQLSRTRERRADLLALWQAEQTH
- the ispF gene encoding 2-C-methyl-D-erythritol 2,4-cyclodiphosphate synthase; the encoded protein is MQLRIGNGYDIHRLVPGRPLILGGVRLEHPAGLGLAGHSDADVLVHALMDALLGALSLGDIGTHFPPEDEHWRGADSLVLLEKVIELVTERGWQVLNVDTVVVAERPRLKPHIAAMREAIASRLGVAPALVGVKATTNEGLGPTGREEGIACHAVALLHQP
- a CDS encoding TIGR03792 family protein → MSRGPLCRLGGLLACFGLMLLMLTGRPVRASALSPPLVSPGWSETPTAVVEQLRVKVPAGARKAWLQAEQETWGPWLRRQEGFLGRDLLWDAEREEGLLLIRWSSRRQWLAIPVSEIEAVQDQFEAAARRALALDLPDPGAETPANPFPLVDAGALEWVGLTPAAAAVEVR
- the larB gene encoding nickel pincer cofactor biosynthesis protein LarB: MNEDARLDLGRRQRLGMVEAVWGEHKSAEQITAVMLGLRQAGELALVTRVSVEKAAAVERLLADQVGSDGADPPLQHHPLARCLTWPAPPPADPAFGRVAVLSGGSSDLAVASEARLALACHGVASDLVLDVGVAGLHRLLAELEGLRRARVLIACAGMEGALPTVLAGLLPQPVIGVPVAVGYGVSAGGQAALMGMLASCAPGLTVVNIDNGYGAAMAALRILQLAHGVASAAREQGP
- a CDS encoding DUF1517 domain-containing protein, with amino-acid sequence MGSRLLRRLAGLMVVPVLVAGLVMAAPQPAQAASGGRIGGGSFRSAPSMPRSYGGGGGGYRGSYGGGYGGGYRGGGMGFPFIVPIFGFGGGGLFGFLILMAVVGVVVNALRGGGGGGPALGGSASDLAYNPRPDGPVAIAQIQVGLLASARDLQDDLRRLAGASDTSSSSGLQRVLQETSLSLLRHPDLWVYANGEVGQVPFASAESTFNRLSMQERSKLERELTANVAGRRFSEPATVAPGASDAASDFIVVTLLVASRQRLAIKGARSAEDLRDSLQKLGALGADDLLALEVIWQPEGAGEVLSTEQVITAYPDLQHL
- the thiS gene encoding sulfur carrier protein ThiS, translated to MTDTPASHEPGGLRLRVNGETRPCPAGLCLDAVLVCLGYQPRLVVVEFNGEILPRERWASQSVGESDVLEVVTIVGGGS
- a CDS encoding thiamine phosphate synthase, with amino-acid sequence MTPQPPVPPSTLGSERAAIDRLLDANLDRAREGLRVLEDWARFALDRPDLVARCKDQRQRLGRLHQERYKLARHTASDPAAGMTHPAQAERQDGASVLAANAGRVQEALRVLEEFGRMQDPALAAEAAAIRYALYDLEVNLIQAGRGGDDRRALLRRCHLYLVTSPVQGLEDVVAAALAAGVRLVQYRAKAGDVPDDQSRFVQASALRQLCHRHGALFLVNDRIDLALAVGADGVHLGQGDLPPAVARRLLGPDRLIGRSTHCLEDLDRAVADGCDYVGVGPVNATPTKPGREPVGLAYVGQAAAASPVPFFAIGGIDLANLAAVRRAGAERVAVVRAITQAEDPGAAAAALLTGLEARA